A section of the Corynebacterium tuberculostearicum genome encodes:
- the sufC gene encoding Fe-S cluster assembly ATPase SufC yields MSTLEIKNLHAQVLPTEEGGEPKEILKGVNLTINSGEIHAIMGPNGSGKSTLSYTIAGHPKYEVTEGEVLLDGENLLEMPVDERARAGLFLAMQYPTEVPGVKVSQFMRSAVTSIRGEAPKLREWNKELTQARENLKIDKSFISRSVNEGFSGGEKKRHEVMQLDILKPKFAVMDETDSGLDVDALRIVSEGINSYQKETNGGILMITHYKRILNYVKPDFVHVFADGHVIKTGGAELADQLESDGYDQFLK; encoded by the coding sequence ATGTCTACTCTGGAAATTAAGAACCTCCACGCCCAGGTGCTGCCGACGGAAGAAGGCGGCGAGCCGAAGGAAATCCTCAAGGGCGTTAACCTGACCATCAACTCCGGCGAGATCCACGCCATCATGGGCCCGAACGGTTCCGGCAAGTCCACCTTGTCCTACACCATCGCCGGCCACCCGAAGTATGAGGTCACCGAGGGCGAGGTGCTTCTCGACGGCGAAAATCTGCTGGAGATGCCCGTCGATGAGCGCGCTCGCGCCGGCCTCTTCCTGGCGATGCAGTACCCAACTGAGGTACCGGGTGTAAAGGTCTCTCAGTTCATGCGCTCCGCAGTCACCTCCATTCGCGGCGAGGCACCGAAGCTGCGCGAATGGAACAAGGAGCTTACCCAGGCCCGCGAGAACTTGAAGATTGATAAGTCCTTCATCTCCCGCTCCGTAAACGAAGGCTTCTCCGGCGGTGAGAAGAAGCGCCACGAGGTCATGCAGCTGGATATCCTGAAGCCGAAGTTCGCAGTCATGGACGAGACCGACTCCGGCCTGGACGTTGACGCTCTGCGCATCGTGTCTGAGGGCATCAATAGCTACCAGAAGGAAACCAATGGTGGCATCTTGATGATTACCCACTACAAGCGCATCCTGAACTATGTGAAGCCGGACTTCGTCCATGTCTTCGCTGACGGCCACGTCATCAAGACCGGTGGCGCTGAATTGGCGGACCAGCTCGAGTCTGACGGCTACGACCAGTTCCTCAAGTAA
- the sufU gene encoding Fe-S cluster assembly sulfur transfer protein SufU, which produces MNLDSMYQDVILDHYKNPQHAGLREPYQAEVHHVNPSCGDELTLRVRLSDDGKTVEDVSYDAEGCSISQASTSVMAEEIVGLPLAEANEKLAEFEKMITSRGQEEGDEDLIGDGVAFAGVSQYPARVKCALLGWKAFQAASADALTEVEN; this is translated from the coding sequence ATGAACCTAGATTCCATGTACCAGGACGTCATCCTGGATCACTATAAGAACCCCCAACACGCCGGCCTGAGGGAGCCATATCAGGCCGAGGTTCACCACGTGAACCCGTCCTGCGGCGATGAGCTCACCCTGCGCGTGCGCCTTTCGGACGACGGCAAGACCGTCGAGGACGTCTCCTATGACGCGGAAGGCTGCTCCATTTCGCAGGCTTCTACCTCGGTTATGGCTGAAGAGATCGTTGGACTGCCGCTTGCGGAAGCCAACGAGAAGCTGGCCGAGTTTGAAAAGATGATTACCTCTCGTGGCCAAGAAGAGGGCGATGAAGACCTCATCGGTGACGGCGTTGCCTTCGCCGGCGTGTCCCAGTACCCAGCGCGCGTCAAGTGTGCGCTCCTCGGATGGAAGGCCTTCCAGGCTGCATCCGCCGATGCACTAACTGAAGTGGAGAACTAG
- a CDS encoding cysteine desulfurase: protein MSGFDVNAIREQFPILQRTVRGDKPLVYLDSGATSQRPLPVWKAEEEFVLHTNAPVHRGSYQLAEEADDAYESARQAIAAFVGADRDEIAFTKNATEALNEVAYVLGDERAGDLYVGEGDTVVITELEHHANLVPWQELCARTGATLKWYSMTEDGRIDLDSLELDDSVKVVAFTHQSNVTGAVADVDELVRRARAVDAMVVLDACQSVPHMAVDFHALDVDFAAFSGHKMCGPSGVGVLYGKDELLKKLPPFLTGGSMIEIVKMEETTFAEPPTRFEAGTQMTSQVVGLGAAVKFLEEVGMDNIHAHEKKLTERALRQLKEIPGLRIIGPETTENRGGAISFTVEGVHPHDLGQVLDDHGVSIRVGHHCAWPLHRACGAQSTARASFYLYNTEEEVDKLVDAIKAAREFFGVAS, encoded by the coding sequence ATGTCTGGATTTGATGTAAACGCAATTAGGGAACAGTTCCCGATTCTCCAGCGCACGGTGCGTGGCGATAAGCCACTGGTGTATCTGGATTCGGGTGCTACCTCCCAGCGCCCGCTGCCGGTATGGAAGGCGGAAGAGGAGTTTGTGCTGCACACGAACGCCCCTGTTCACCGCGGTTCCTATCAACTGGCAGAAGAGGCCGATGATGCCTACGAGTCCGCGCGCCAAGCTATCGCCGCATTCGTGGGCGCGGACCGCGACGAGATCGCCTTTACCAAAAATGCCACTGAGGCCCTGAACGAAGTTGCCTATGTGCTTGGCGACGAGCGCGCGGGGGACCTCTACGTGGGCGAGGGCGATACCGTTGTCATCACCGAATTGGAGCACCACGCCAACTTGGTGCCGTGGCAGGAGCTGTGTGCTCGCACCGGCGCTACGTTGAAGTGGTATTCCATGACCGAAGACGGCCGTATTGATCTCGATTCGCTCGAGCTCGATGATTCCGTCAAGGTAGTTGCGTTTACTCACCAATCCAATGTCACGGGTGCCGTGGCGGACGTGGATGAACTGGTGCGCCGTGCTCGCGCGGTGGACGCCATGGTTGTCCTCGACGCCTGCCAGTCGGTGCCACACATGGCGGTTGATTTCCATGCTTTGGACGTGGATTTCGCGGCCTTTTCCGGCCACAAGATGTGTGGCCCCAGCGGCGTTGGTGTGCTGTACGGCAAGGATGAGCTGCTCAAGAAGCTGCCACCTTTCCTGACCGGTGGCTCCATGATTGAGATCGTCAAGATGGAAGAGACCACCTTTGCCGAGCCGCCGACGCGCTTTGAGGCGGGCACGCAGATGACCAGCCAGGTGGTTGGCCTTGGAGCCGCGGTGAAGTTCTTGGAAGAAGTGGGCATGGACAATATCCACGCGCACGAAAAGAAGCTCACCGAGCGCGCATTGCGCCAGCTCAAGGAAATCCCGGGTCTGCGCATCATCGGTCCAGAGACCACCGAAAATCGCGGTGGCGCCATTTCCTTCACTGTGGAAGGCGTTCACCCGCACGACTTGGGCCAGGTCCTCGATGACCACGGTGTGTCCATTCGCGTTGGCCACCACTGTGCGTGGCCACTGCACCGTGCCTGCGGCGCACAGTCCACCGCCCGCGCTAGCTTCTACCTATATAACACCGAGGAAGAAGTAGATAAGCTGGTGGACGCAATCAAGGCTGCCCGCGAATTCTTTGGAGTTGCCTCATGA
- a CDS encoding metal-sulfur cluster assembly factor, with product MTEPVDPYQNENSSFSGSGERPEQTEEQISKAFDVTEFMRDVIDPELGINVVDLGLVYDLWFEEDNGKEIVMINMTLTSPACPLTDVIAEQVEDIVKANKLADAVRINWVWMPPWGPQMITEEGREQLQALGFAV from the coding sequence ATGACGGAACCCGTAGATCCTTATCAGAACGAGAACTCTTCATTCTCCGGCAGCGGCGAGCGCCCGGAGCAGACCGAAGAGCAGATCTCTAAGGCCTTTGACGTCACCGAATTCATGCGCGATGTCATCGACCCCGAGCTCGGCATTAACGTCGTCGACCTGGGTCTTGTCTATGACCTCTGGTTTGAAGAGGATAATGGCAAGGAAATCGTCATGATCAATATGACGCTGACCTCGCCGGCGTGCCCGCTGACCGATGTCATTGCAGAGCAGGTGGAAGACATCGTCAAGGCCAATAAGCTGGCTGATGCTGTCCGTATCAACTGGGTATGGATGCCGCCATGGGGCCCGCAGATGATTACTGAGGAGGGCCGCGAGCAGCTTCAGGCCCTCGGTTTCGCGGTTTAA
- a CDS encoding ABC-F family ATP-binding cassette domain-containing protein, protein MIVTNDFEVRVGARTLLDAPGQHLRVQPGDRIGLIGRNGAGKTTTMRILAGETEPYGGSVTRSGPIGYLPQDSREGNIEQTARERVLSARGLDDLKRRMAKQQELMESATDDKFRDKAIRKYSRLEEQFESLGGYEADSECAQICDNLGLPQRVLDQQLKTLSGGQRRRVELAQILFAATEGSGKSQTTLLLDEPTNHLDADSITWLRQFLSKHEGGLIMISHDVELLEAVCNKVWFLDAVRGEADVYNMGYKKYLDARATDEARRRRERANAEKKASALQKQAAKLGAKATKAAAAKQMLHRAERMMSELDEVRVADKVANIKFPEPAPCGKTPMNAKGLTKMYGSLEVFVGVDLAIDKGSRVVVLGYNGAGKTTLLKLLAGVERTDGEGGIVSGHGLRIGYFAQEHDTIDPDKSVWQNTIDACPDADQQELRSLLGAFMFSGEKLEQPAGTLSGGEKTRLALAALVSSRANVLLLDEPTNNLDPISREQVLDALKTYTGAVVLVTHDPGAVKALDPERVIIMPDGDEDLWSDDYMEIVELA, encoded by the coding sequence GTGATTGTAACCAATGATTTCGAAGTCAGGGTAGGAGCGCGCACGCTTCTCGACGCCCCCGGGCAGCACCTGCGCGTGCAGCCCGGCGACCGCATCGGCCTCATCGGCCGCAACGGCGCGGGCAAGACGACGACCATGCGCATCTTGGCAGGGGAGACGGAGCCTTATGGTGGTTCTGTGACTCGCTCGGGCCCCATTGGTTATCTGCCCCAGGATTCCCGCGAGGGAAATATCGAGCAAACGGCGCGCGAGCGCGTTCTCTCCGCACGCGGCCTGGATGATCTTAAGCGCCGCATGGCGAAGCAACAAGAGCTCATGGAATCGGCCACGGACGATAAGTTCCGGGATAAGGCTATCCGTAAGTATTCCCGCTTAGAGGAGCAATTCGAGTCGCTAGGCGGATATGAAGCCGATTCCGAGTGTGCGCAGATTTGCGATAATTTGGGCCTGCCACAGCGTGTCCTAGATCAGCAGCTCAAGACTCTCTCGGGCGGCCAGCGTCGCCGTGTGGAGCTGGCACAGATCCTCTTTGCGGCTACTGAAGGCTCCGGCAAATCCCAGACCACCCTGCTCCTGGATGAGCCGACTAACCACTTGGATGCGGACTCTATTACGTGGCTGCGCCAATTCCTGTCCAAGCACGAAGGCGGGCTCATTATGATTTCCCACGACGTCGAACTGCTAGAGGCCGTGTGCAATAAGGTGTGGTTCCTTGACGCGGTCCGCGGCGAGGCCGACGTCTACAACATGGGCTATAAGAAGTACCTCGATGCCCGTGCTACCGATGAAGCGCGGCGTCGTCGAGAGCGCGCCAATGCGGAAAAGAAGGCGTCTGCACTGCAAAAGCAGGCGGCCAAGCTCGGTGCCAAGGCAACCAAGGCCGCTGCGGCAAAGCAGATGCTCCACCGTGCTGAACGCATGATGAGCGAGCTCGATGAGGTCCGCGTGGCCGATAAGGTGGCCAATATTAAGTTCCCCGAGCCGGCGCCGTGCGGCAAGACCCCCATGAATGCCAAAGGCCTGACCAAGATGTACGGTTCGCTGGAGGTTTTCGTGGGCGTAGACCTCGCCATCGACAAAGGTTCTAGGGTCGTCGTTCTCGGCTACAACGGTGCAGGTAAGACCACCCTGTTGAAATTGCTGGCCGGCGTGGAACGCACCGATGGTGAAGGTGGCATCGTCAGTGGTCACGGCCTGCGCATCGGCTACTTCGCGCAGGAACATGACACCATCGACCCGGATAAGTCTGTGTGGCAAAACACCATTGATGCTTGTCCTGACGCGGATCAGCAGGAGTTGCGCAGCCTGCTTGGCGCCTTCATGTTCTCCGGTGAGAAGCTGGAGCAGCCTGCGGGTACCCTCTCCGGCGGTGAGAAGACGCGCCTTGCACTGGCCGCCTTGGTCTCCAGCCGCGCGAACGTCCTGTTGCTAGACGAGCCCACCAATAACTTGGACCCAATTTCGCGCGAGCAGGTGCTTGATGCACTGAAAACGTATACGGGCGCCGTGGTGCTGGTGACGCACGATCCGGGTGCGGTTAAGGCCTTGGACCCAGAACGCGTCATCATCATGCCCGATGGTGACGAAGATTTGTGGTCCGATGACTATATGGAAATTGTGGAGCTAGCGTAG
- the sufD gene encoding Fe-S cluster assembly protein SufD: MVASNEFNPDKITKGDVFTSTNVEDFPVPHGRDEVWRFVSLRKLRGLHNGEFAEAVAQDVTVSEHPGVSSETVARDDERLGRVGTPSDRVAAQAWTSMPEGQVVTIDAEAQVEEPVVITYTGKGEGVTSFGATSIEVGHHAEATVILKYVGSGTHADNVEFIVGDGAHLTVVVDVDWEDDAVHLSNHVAQLGRDSVLRHNSAIFGGEVVRIVPRVNFTEQGGDAELLGVYFADEGQYFENRMLVDHSVPNCRSHVLYKGALQGTKDNEARTCWVGDVLIRSNAQGTDTYETNNNLILTEGARADAIPNLEIETGEITGAGHAATVGRFDDIELFYLMSRGIPEAEARRLIIRGFFNEVIHRIPVQSLSEELENRISEELEKISA; encoded by the coding sequence ATGGTCGCTTCGAACGAATTCAATCCGGATAAGATCACCAAGGGTGACGTCTTTACCTCCACCAACGTGGAGGACTTCCCGGTGCCGCACGGCCGCGATGAGGTGTGGCGCTTTGTCTCCCTGCGCAAGCTCCGTGGACTCCACAATGGCGAGTTCGCTGAGGCAGTGGCACAGGACGTCACCGTGAGCGAACATCCAGGCGTAAGCTCCGAGACCGTCGCTCGCGATGACGAGCGCTTGGGCCGCGTTGGTACCCCGTCTGACCGCGTCGCGGCACAGGCGTGGACTTCTATGCCTGAGGGCCAGGTTGTCACCATTGACGCTGAGGCTCAGGTGGAAGAGCCCGTGGTCATTACCTACACCGGCAAGGGCGAGGGCGTAACTTCCTTTGGCGCTACCTCCATCGAGGTAGGCCACCACGCGGAAGCCACCGTCATCCTGAAGTACGTCGGCTCTGGCACCCACGCAGATAACGTCGAGTTCATCGTGGGCGATGGCGCTCACCTGACCGTCGTCGTTGACGTTGATTGGGAAGACGATGCCGTACACCTGTCTAACCACGTGGCACAGCTCGGCCGCGATTCTGTGCTGCGCCACAACTCCGCCATCTTTGGCGGCGAGGTGGTACGCATCGTGCCTCGCGTGAACTTCACCGAGCAAGGCGGCGACGCAGAGCTGCTGGGCGTCTACTTCGCTGATGAAGGCCAGTACTTTGAAAACCGCATGTTGGTGGATCACTCCGTCCCTAATTGCCGCTCCCACGTCCTTTATAAGGGCGCACTGCAGGGCACCAAGGACAATGAGGCCCGCACCTGCTGGGTAGGCGATGTCCTTATCCGCTCCAATGCACAGGGCACCGATACCTACGAGACCAACAACAACCTGATCCTGACTGAGGGCGCTCGCGCGGACGCAATCCCTAACCTGGAGATTGAGACCGGTGAAATTACCGGTGCAGGCCACGCGGCCACCGTTGGTCGCTTCGATGACATCGAGTTGTTCTACCTGATGTCTCGCGGCATTCCAGAGGCTGAAGCACGCCGCCTCATCATCCGTGGCTTCTTCAATGAGGTCATCCACCGTATTCCGGTGCAGTCCCTGTCCGAGGAATTGGAAAACCGCATTTCCGAAGAACTGGAAAAGATCTCCGCCTAA